The proteins below come from a single Polynucleobacter necessarius genomic window:
- a CDS encoding DUF484 family protein, which translates to MSAIDPKQAEQEELVAEWLRATPGFFECYANLFNEIRIKHPHEDRAISLQERQMTVLRTQNQELNRRLSEMLHFGSRNDKTQQSLVAWLLRLMKANTKADVEAAIITGLAEVFEVEAAKLLSPNSAFSPWVDTPLCGSAKELAAASTDLLVTQVAISPGWQSMVAIGLPLGKSMGINSHLAVLLASKDETRFMADMGAFYLRQIAELTAAALDRIQAYEVKVD; encoded by the coding sequence ATGAGTGCAATTGATCCAAAGCAGGCAGAACAAGAAGAATTGGTCGCAGAATGGTTGCGAGCCACTCCTGGATTCTTTGAGTGCTATGCCAATCTCTTTAATGAGATTCGGATTAAACACCCTCATGAAGATCGCGCCATCTCATTGCAAGAACGTCAAATGACGGTATTACGAACTCAAAATCAAGAGCTCAATCGCCGTTTAAGTGAGATGCTGCATTTTGGTAGCCGCAATGATAAAACTCAGCAAAGCTTGGTTGCGTGGTTATTGCGCTTGATGAAAGCGAATACAAAAGCGGATGTCGAGGCCGCCATTATTACTGGATTGGCAGAAGTGTTTGAGGTGGAGGCCGCAAAATTGCTGTCACCCAATTCGGCATTTAGTCCTTGGGTTGATACGCCATTATGTGGCTCGGCAAAAGAGTTGGCAGCGGCGAGCACAGACCTGCTTGTTACCCAAGTAGCTATTTCTCCCGGGTGGCAGAGCATGGTAGCCATTGGCTTGCCTCTAGGAAAGAGCATGGGCATCAACAGTCACCTTGCCGTACTGCTGGCAAGCAAAGACGAAACGCGTTTTATGGCAGACATGGGCGCATTTTATTTGCGTCAAATTGCAGAGCTTACTGCCGCAGCCTTGGATCGCATCCAAGCTTATGAAGTTAAAGTCGACTGA